In Bacteroidales bacterium, a genomic segment contains:
- a CDS encoding histidinol-phosphatase, with product MYVSLHNHTIYCDGESTVEEMICEASERNISYFGLSSHAPLKEKKYWTMDFPKLIDYLSEIDQFKNVVSHKMQVLKGLEADYIPGLTYSFNYFREKFKLDYIIGSVHVVYFEGKLWFIDGDRDDYLRGIKEVFNGNVQLAIRTYFDQICDMIERERPDILGHVDKILMHNNNEIFLVSDPFFQEGMQKVIELSKKYDVIIEINTRGIYTGKYNDFYPGRYSWKKLLEKDVPIILSSDAHTTIEILKGLDGIASELKDIGFTHQTIPLGVNKISLAF from the coding sequence ATGTACGTCAGTTTACATAACCACACCATTTATTGTGATGGTGAGTCTACCGTAGAGGAAATGATTTGTGAAGCATCTGAAAGAAATATCAGCTACTTTGGTTTAAGTAGTCATGCACCTTTAAAAGAGAAAAAATACTGGACAATGGATTTCCCAAAACTCATTGACTACTTGAGTGAAATTGATCAATTTAAAAACGTAGTTTCACATAAGATGCAAGTTTTGAAAGGGCTAGAAGCAGACTACATACCAGGTCTTACATATTCGTTTAACTACTTTCGAGAAAAGTTTAAGCTGGATTATATTATTGGAAGCGTTCATGTAGTGTATTTCGAGGGAAAACTATGGTTTATTGATGGAGATCGGGATGATTATTTGAGAGGAATAAAAGAGGTTTTTAACGGAAATGTACAATTAGCTATTCGTACCTATTTTGATCAAATTTGCGATATGATAGAAAGGGAAAGACCAGATATTTTAGGACATGTGGATAAAATCTTAATGCATAACAATAATGAAATTTTCTTAGTGTCTGACCCCTTTTTTCAGGAAGGCATGCAAAAGGTCATAGAATTATCGAAAAAATATGATGTTATCATAGAAATTAATACGAGGGGGATTTACACAGGCAAGTATAATGATTTTTATCCTGGACGATATAGTTGGAAAAAGCTACTTGAAAAAGATGTTCCCATCATTCTCAGTTCAGATGCACATACGACTATTGAGATTTTAAAAGGTCTCGATGGTATAGCTAGTGAACTTAAAGATATTGGATTTACTCACCAGACTATACCTTTAGGAGTTAACAAAATTAGTTTAGCATTCTGA
- a CDS encoding superoxide dismutase — MKITTIFFVILYLLGSSQHEFKPLPYAYDALEPYIDAQTMQLHYDKHHRSYYNNFISTFKTFPELEKMSMEEVFSNINKYDVKVRNNGGGFWNHEFFWNCMISGGRPLPDGEFAKIFLKQWGSMDNFKKEFKEAALSVFGSGWAWLIVDKDKKLKITTTPNQDNPLMSVVSDRGYPILGLDVWEHAYYLKYQNRRAEYVENFFNVINWEQVVRNYEKFSR, encoded by the coding sequence ATGAAAATCACAACAATTTTCTTTGTCATTTTATATTTGCTTGGGAGTTCTCAGCATGAGTTTAAGCCATTGCCCTATGCCTATGATGCGTTAGAACCATACATTGATGCACAAACGATGCAGTTGCATTATGATAAACACCACCGTAGTTACTATAATAACTTTATATCAACTTTTAAAACTTTCCCTGAGTTGGAAAAAATGAGTATGGAAGAGGTTTTCAGTAATATCAATAAATATGATGTGAAAGTCAGGAATAACGGTGGAGGATTTTGGAATCATGAATTTTTCTGGAATTGTATGATATCAGGTGGTCGTCCTTTACCTGATGGTGAATTTGCAAAGATTTTTCTTAAGCAATGGGGCTCGATGGATAATTTTAAGAAAGAGTTTAAGGAAGCTGCTCTGAGTGTTTTTGGAAGTGGTTGGGCGTGGCTTATCGTCGACAAGGATAAAAAATTAAAAATAACTACAACCCCTAATCAGGACAATCCTTTGATGTCTGTTGTTTCTGATCGAGGCTATCCTATTCTTGGTTTGGATGTGTGGGAACATGCATATTATCTAAAATACCAAAACAGGAGGGCCGAATACGTAGAGAATTTCTTCAATGTGATCAATTGGGAGCAAGTTGTTCGGAACTACGAGAAATTTTCTCGTTGA
- a CDS encoding tetratricopeptide repeat protein — MKSSKKWMFIFIAIIVYSCTGHTKKNTHTTSDTSYLGFLNESIKNNPKVDSLYFLRASYWLEKRNLSAALTDIRKAIELNPTLVKYHLLLADIYLASGNVTNARNALIKASDLEKNNVEPLLKLAELSLFERDYKMVDIYCKAALDIDPINGKAEFIKGYALLEQKDTVEGIKHLKKATINDPEYYEAFSLLGVILMRKKDPLAGSYLKTAVRLRPNSIEARYNYGLWLQETFRFEEAMKQYEAILSIQPNNKYAWYNMGYIQLVYLKNFEKAIFFFNKVLEIDSLYVDALYNRGLSYQMLGNRDLAKQDYQKVLRLVENHPKAIERMNEIIR; from the coding sequence ATGAAATCTTCTAAGAAATGGATGTTTATCTTCATTGCTATAATAGTTTATTCATGTACAGGACACACCAAGAAAAACACACATACTACCTCCGATACTTCATACTTAGGATTTCTGAATGAATCTATTAAAAATAATCCCAAGGTAGATTCTCTCTATTTTTTGAGAGCCTCTTACTGGTTAGAAAAAAGAAATCTTTCTGCTGCTCTGACTGACATAAGGAAAGCAATTGAATTAAATCCAACGTTAGTAAAATATCATCTTTTACTTGCTGATATTTATTTGGCTTCAGGAAATGTCACTAATGCAAGAAACGCCCTTATTAAAGCGTCTGATCTTGAAAAAAATAATGTAGAACCTCTTCTTAAATTGGCAGAACTTTCCTTGTTTGAAAGAGATTACAAGATGGTGGACATTTACTGCAAAGCAGCACTAGATATTGATCCTATCAATGGAAAAGCTGAATTTATAAAAGGATATGCGTTACTTGAACAAAAAGATACTGTTGAAGGAATTAAACATTTGAAAAAAGCTACCATCAATGATCCCGAATATTACGAGGCTTTTTCTCTTCTTGGAGTTATTTTAATGAGAAAGAAAGACCCACTAGCTGGGAGCTATTTGAAAACTGCAGTTCGCCTTCGTCCAAATTCTATTGAGGCTCGTTATAACTATGGTTTATGGTTACAAGAAACTTTTCGATTTGAAGAAGCCATGAAGCAGTATGAAGCTATTTTATCCATCCAACCAAACAATAAATATGCGTGGTATAATATGGGATATATTCAACTAGTTTATCTCAAAAATTTCGAAAAAGCTATTTTTTTCTTCAACAAAGTACTTGAGATTGATTCGTTGTATGTGGATGCCCTATACAATCGGGGACTTTCATACCAGATGTTGGGTAACAGAGACCTTGCAAAACAAGACTATCAGAAAGTATTGAGATTAGTAGAAAATCATCCCAAGGCTATTGAAAGAATGAATGAAATCATCAGATGA
- the recA gene encoding recombinase RecA, with the protein MQSSNEKLRALQLTIDRIEKMYGKGTIMKLGEKPLEEPDVISTGSIGIDHAIGVGGLPRGRIIEIFGPESSGKTTLAIHVMAEAQKKGGIVAFIDAEHAFDILYAQKLGVDVENLLISQPDNGEQALEITENLIRSGAIDVIVIDSVAALTPKGEIEGEMGDSKLGLQARLMSQALRKLTATISKTKSICIFINQLREKIGVMFGNPEVTTGGNALKFYASVRIDIRKISQIKDGENIIGNRVKVKIVKNKVAPPFQQAEVDIIYGEGISKLGEIVDLGVELNLIKKSGAWFSYGDLKLGQGRDAAKQYLVENPEVMDELEQKIRQLLKEKSIRT; encoded by the coding sequence ATGCAATCATCAAATGAAAAATTAAGAGCCTTACAACTAACTATAGATCGAATTGAAAAAATGTATGGTAAGGGTACTATCATGAAACTAGGGGAAAAACCTCTAGAAGAACCCGACGTAATTTCTACGGGAAGTATTGGTATTGATCATGCTATAGGAGTAGGAGGTTTACCACGTGGGAGAATTATAGAAATTTTCGGACCTGAAAGCTCTGGTAAAACAACTCTTGCCATACATGTTATGGCTGAGGCTCAGAAAAAAGGAGGAATAGTTGCTTTCATAGATGCCGAACATGCATTTGATATTCTTTATGCCCAAAAACTTGGTGTTGATGTAGAAAATCTTCTTATTTCTCAGCCCGACAACGGTGAGCAAGCACTTGAAATTACTGAGAATTTGATTCGAAGCGGTGCTATAGATGTGATAGTGATCGATTCAGTGGCAGCACTTACTCCAAAGGGTGAAATTGAGGGAGAAATGGGGGATAGCAAATTGGGATTACAAGCTAGACTTATGTCGCAAGCTTTGCGAAAACTTACAGCAACCATAAGTAAGACTAAAAGTATTTGCATTTTTATCAATCAATTACGGGAAAAAATCGGTGTTATGTTTGGTAATCCTGAAGTCACTACTGGAGGTAATGCATTGAAATTTTATGCTTCTGTTAGAATTGATATAAGAAAAATTTCTCAGATTAAGGATGGAGAAAATATTATCGGCAATCGAGTAAAGGTAAAAATAGTCAAAAATAAAGTTGCTCCCCCATTCCAGCAAGCAGAAGTTGATATCATCTATGGCGAAGGTATCTCAAAGTTAGGTGAGATTGTGGATTTGGGAGTTGAATTAAATCTGATCAAAAAAAGTGGAGCTTGGTTCAGTTATGGAGATCTAAAATTAGGTCAAGGCCGTGATGCGGCTAAACAATATCTAGTTGAGAATCCGGAAGTGATGGATGAACTAGAACAAAAAATTCGTCAGTTGCTCAAAGAAAAATCAATTAGAACATGA
- a CDS encoding superoxide dismutase: MKKLFILEETALKYPYQLPELGYSYLALEPFIDAMTMEIHHTKHHGTYVSNVNQILENDARKEIPLTEIFLKIEEFPVGVRNNGGGHINHYLFWKWLKLNENEKPSGDLFKHIEKTFGSFTQFQEEFTKAALNRFGSGWAWLILTEDNQLKVISTPNQDNPLMSIAEVKGYPILGLDVWEHAYYLKYQNRRADYVKAFWNVINWEAVQERYEKIIGS; the protein is encoded by the coding sequence ATGAAAAAGTTATTCATTTTAGAGGAAACGGCACTAAAATACCCATATCAGTTACCTGAACTTGGTTATTCATACTTGGCACTTGAGCCGTTTATCGATGCCATGACTATGGAAATTCATCATACAAAGCATCATGGAACTTACGTCAGTAATGTGAATCAGATCCTTGAAAATGATGCTCGCAAAGAAATTCCTTTGACAGAAATTTTTTTAAAGATTGAAGAATTTCCCGTTGGTGTTCGGAACAATGGAGGAGGTCACATCAACCATTATCTTTTCTGGAAGTGGCTCAAATTAAACGAAAATGAGAAACCTTCGGGGGATTTATTTAAGCATATTGAAAAGACATTTGGGAGTTTTACCCAATTTCAGGAAGAATTCACCAAAGCAGCACTTAACAGATTTGGTAGCGGTTGGGCATGGCTTATTTTGACAGAGGATAATCAATTAAAAGTCATTTCTACGCCAAATCAGGATAATCCTTTGATGAGCATTGCCGAAGTAAAAGGTTATCCCATTTTAGGACTTGATGTTTGGGAACATGCTTATTATCTTAAATACCAAAACAGAAGGGCTGATTATGTCAAAGCTTTCTGGAATGTTATCAATTGGGAGGCAGTTCAGGAAAGGTATGAGAAAATCATAGGATCATGA
- the bcp gene encoding thioredoxin-dependent thiol peroxidase, producing MILEKGSKAPDFTFIDETGKEKNLSDLKGKKVVVYFYPKDNTPGCTAEACSFRDGYEELLKNGLYVIGISRDSEKSHASFRVKYHLPFPLVSDPEMKIIKAYGAYGKKKMAGKEYEGIIRMTFIIDENGYIEEVIDKVDTKNSAEQVLKILKKK from the coding sequence ATGATACTGGAAAAGGGCAGTAAGGCACCAGATTTTACTTTCATTGATGAAACTGGTAAGGAAAAGAATTTAAGTGATCTGAAAGGTAAAAAAGTAGTTGTATATTTTTACCCAAAAGACAATACACCGGGTTGCACGGCTGAAGCATGTAGTTTTCGAGATGGGTATGAGGAATTGCTTAAGAATGGTTTGTATGTTATAGGAATCAGTCGAGATTCTGAAAAATCGCATGCATCGTTTAGAGTAAAATACCATCTCCCATTTCCATTGGTATCCGATCCGGAGATGAAAATAATCAAAGCTTATGGAGCATATGGAAAGAAGAAAATGGCAGGTAAAGAATACGAAGGTATTATCCGGATGACTTTTATTATCGATGAAAATGGCTATATTGAAGAAGTCATTGATAAAGTCGACACAAAAAATTCAGCAGAACAAGTTTTAAAAATTTTAAAAAAGAAATAA
- a CDS encoding DMT family transporter, which produces MSRNLFKVYAGLAFSILVWSYSFVMIKVCYQHGFTPLLLVNLRLLMGFIILFMVCYFGKYLQSIERKDFYRFFLLAFFEPFLYYIGESISLTYVTASTASVFIGTIPVFTPFFMFFIYGEKIRKSVLFSTIFSFIGVLLIFYSEIQLSVNPVGFLFLLLSIGSAIGYTIFVKELSAKYNPFFIVFVQQLIGFFLFLPWVVFSEAEYAPYIKWNVEIFLYVIILAFFASSLAYVFYTISIERIGVVRTSIFSNLIPVLTVIGSLLYGLEKPQALKIVGILLVIGSIFFLQYTHSRNFIQLANKAKNFFKKDQSN; this is translated from the coding sequence ATGTCGAGAAATTTGTTTAAAGTTTATGCAGGATTGGCTTTTTCCATACTCGTTTGGAGCTATTCTTTTGTCATGATCAAAGTTTGTTATCAACATGGTTTTACACCATTGCTTCTTGTGAACCTTAGATTGCTTATGGGTTTTATCATTCTCTTTATGGTGTGTTACTTTGGAAAATATTTGCAGTCGATTGAAAGAAAAGATTTTTACCGTTTTTTTTTGTTGGCATTTTTTGAACCATTTCTTTATTATATTGGGGAGAGTATTAGTTTAACTTACGTAACAGCCTCTACGGCATCTGTGTTCATAGGAACCATACCTGTTTTTACACCATTTTTTATGTTTTTTATTTATGGGGAAAAAATCAGAAAATCCGTGTTGTTTTCGACCATATTTTCTTTTATTGGAGTTTTACTAATTTTCTATTCCGAGATTCAGTTGTCGGTAAACCCTGTGGGTTTTTTATTTCTGTTGTTAAGCATCGGTAGTGCCATTGGCTATACTATTTTCGTCAAGGAATTATCGGCGAAATACAATCCTTTCTTTATAGTTTTCGTGCAACAATTGATTGGATTTTTTCTATTTTTGCCTTGGGTGGTTTTTTCAGAAGCGGAATATGCCCCTTACATAAAGTGGAACGTAGAAATTTTCCTGTATGTAATCATTCTTGCTTTTTTTGCTTCTTCCCTAGCTTATGTCTTTTATACCATTTCGATTGAAAGAATTGGAGTAGTTAGAACCAGCATTTTCTCAAATCTTATTCCTGTTTTAACGGTTATTGGTTCTCTGCTATATGGATTGGAAAAACCTCAAGCGTTGAAAATTGTTGGAATTTTACTTGTGATTGGAAGTATATTTTTTCTTCAATATACACATTCAAGAAATTTTATACAGTTGGCTAACAAGGCAAAAAATTTTTTCAAAAAAGATCAGTCTAACTAA